The following coding sequences lie in one Burkholderia cepacia genomic window:
- a CDS encoding lipid A biosynthesis lauroyl acyltransferase: MLGRLGTNLAIGLLKLLALLPYGLTARFGDGLGWLLYQIPSRRKRIVHTNLKLCFPDWSDERREEVAGQHFRHAIRSYVERSYQWFASEQAYRKLFTVESEVDLTDPDMPPTLLLGFHFVGIEAGSMAINLALDRTCGSLYTPMKSPEIEAAAKAGRSRFGAELASRADSARTVLRWLRDRKPVMLGADMDYGLRNSTFVPFFGIPACTLTAVGRFAKTGHAQVLPFIGEVLPNYKGYRLKVFKPWANYPTGDDDLDARRMNEFLEEQIPLMPEQYYWVHKRFKTRPPGEPSLY, from the coding sequence ATGCTAGGTCGTCTAGGCACGAACCTCGCCATCGGCTTGCTGAAACTGCTCGCCCTGTTGCCGTACGGCCTGACCGCACGGTTCGGCGATGGTCTCGGCTGGCTGCTGTACCAGATCCCCAGCCGGCGAAAACGCATCGTACACACCAATCTGAAACTCTGCTTCCCTGACTGGAGCGACGAGCGACGCGAGGAAGTGGCGGGGCAGCATTTCCGCCATGCGATCCGCAGCTACGTCGAGCGCAGCTACCAGTGGTTCGCGTCGGAGCAGGCCTACCGCAAGCTGTTTACGGTCGAAAGCGAAGTTGACCTCACCGATCCGGACATGCCGCCGACCCTGTTGCTCGGGTTCCATTTCGTCGGCATCGAGGCCGGCTCGATGGCGATCAATCTCGCACTCGATCGCACGTGCGGCTCGCTCTATACGCCGATGAAGAGCCCGGAAATCGAAGCCGCGGCCAAAGCCGGCCGCAGCCGCTTCGGCGCGGAACTCGCAAGCCGGGCCGACAGCGCGCGTACCGTGCTGCGCTGGCTGCGCGACCGCAAGCCGGTGATGCTCGGCGCCGACATGGACTACGGGCTGCGCAACTCGACGTTCGTGCCCTTCTTCGGCATACCCGCCTGCACGCTGACGGCTGTCGGCCGGTTCGCCAAGACCGGCCACGCGCAGGTTCTGCCCTTTATCGGCGAAGTGCTGCCGAACTACAAGGGCTACCGGTTGAAGGTCTTCAAGCCGTGGGCCAACTACCCGACCGGCGATGACGATCTCGACGCGCGGCGGATGAACGAATTCCTCGAGGAACAGATCCCGCTGATGCCCGAGCAGTACTACTGGGTCCACAAGCGCTTCAAGACGCGCCCGCCCGGCGAGCCGAGCCTGTACTGA
- the dapF gene encoding diaminopimelate epimerase: protein MKLSFTKMHGAGNDFVVLDGYSRALPPLTEAQVRALANRHFGIGADQLLLVEKPTVDGADFKYRIFNCDGGEVEHCGNGARCFVKFVSDRGLTDKRSVRVQVMKGLITLTLQDNGEVVVDMGAPVFAPAQVPFDAAGLDGRHEGRDTLWPLDVGGATRWISTVSMGNPHAVQVVDDVEAYPVLEEGPLIERHARFPQRVNAGFMQIVSRNEVKLRVYERGAGETLACGTGACAAVAAGIRRGLLDSPVTVHTHGGTLTIGWDGTRDEAAALMMAGPAATVFEGEIDLNA from the coding sequence GTGAAACTCTCGTTCACCAAGATGCACGGCGCGGGCAACGACTTCGTCGTGCTCGACGGCTACTCGCGCGCGTTGCCGCCGCTTACCGAAGCGCAGGTACGCGCACTCGCCAACCGCCACTTCGGCATCGGCGCCGACCAGTTGCTGCTCGTCGAGAAACCGACTGTCGACGGTGCGGATTTCAAGTACCGGATCTTCAATTGCGACGGCGGCGAAGTCGAACACTGCGGCAACGGCGCGCGCTGCTTCGTGAAGTTCGTCAGCGACCGCGGCCTGACCGACAAGCGCAGCGTGCGCGTGCAGGTCATGAAGGGTCTGATCACGCTGACGCTGCAGGACAACGGCGAAGTCGTCGTCGACATGGGTGCGCCCGTGTTCGCGCCGGCGCAGGTGCCGTTCGACGCAGCGGGCCTCGACGGCCGCCACGAAGGCCGCGATACGCTGTGGCCGCTCGACGTCGGTGGCGCAACGCGCTGGATCTCGACGGTGTCGATGGGCAATCCGCACGCGGTGCAGGTCGTCGACGATGTCGAGGCGTATCCGGTACTCGAAGAAGGCCCGCTGATCGAACGCCATGCGCGCTTCCCGCAGCGCGTGAACGCCGGCTTCATGCAGATCGTGTCGCGCAACGAAGTGAAGCTGCGCGTGTACGAACGCGGCGCGGGCGAGACGCTCGCGTGCGGCACCGGCGCGTGCGCGGCGGTCGCGGCCGGCATCCGGCGCGGCCTGCTCGATTCGCCCGTGACCGTGCACACGCACGGCGGCACGCTGACGATCGGCTGGGACGGCACGCGCGATGAAGCCGCCGCGCTGATGATGGCCGGCCCTGCCGCGACCGTGTTCGAAGGCGAGATCGACCTGAACGCCTGA
- a CDS encoding HigA family addiction module antitoxin: protein MTRIFNPPHPGETLRDDVLPALGLTVAEAASQLGVTRAALSRILHGHAGISPEMALRLEAWLGEENGGRADLWLAQQSAHDLWRARAKGAPKVARAQARA, encoded by the coding sequence ATGACCCGCATCTTCAATCCGCCCCATCCGGGCGAAACGCTGCGCGACGACGTGCTGCCGGCGCTTGGCCTGACCGTCGCCGAGGCTGCGTCGCAGCTGGGGGTGACGCGTGCCGCCCTGTCGCGGATCCTGCATGGCCATGCAGGCATCTCGCCGGAAATGGCGCTGCGCCTCGAAGCGTGGCTCGGCGAGGAAAATGGGGGGCGGGCCGATCTGTGGCTCGCGCAACAGTCGGCCCACGATCTGTGGCGGGCGCGCGCGAAGGGCGCGCCGAAGGTGGCACGAGCGCAGGCGCGCGCATGA
- the xerC gene encoding tyrosine recombinase XerC: MTDDPIAAYLSNLKHVRQLSEHTLRAYTHELDELKKLAADRPLDSLTAADMRGAVARAHAGGLSARSISHRLSAWRAFYRWLAQRIEMPANPVAAVRAPKRPKTLPKALSVDDASALMDAPLAGTTEGIRDHAILELFYSSGLRLAELIGLDVMYTQADGYRSAGWLDLAEAEVTVRGKGNKERKVPVGRKAIDALNAWLAVRGEFVKHDPHPLFVSVRGNRMSPGVVRERVKRAALTAGIPANVHPHVLRHSFATHVLQSSGDLRAVQELLGHASVSATQVYTSLDFQHLAKIYDSAHPRAKKRD, encoded by the coding sequence ATGACCGACGACCCGATCGCCGCCTACCTGTCGAACCTGAAACACGTCAGGCAGCTGTCGGAACATACGCTGCGCGCGTACACGCACGAACTCGACGAGCTGAAGAAGCTCGCGGCCGACCGGCCGCTCGACTCGCTGACGGCCGCCGACATGCGCGGCGCGGTCGCGCGCGCGCATGCGGGCGGGCTGTCCGCGCGGTCGATCTCGCACCGGCTGTCCGCGTGGCGCGCGTTCTACCGCTGGCTCGCGCAGCGCATCGAGATGCCCGCGAACCCGGTGGCAGCAGTGCGCGCGCCGAAACGCCCGAAAACCCTGCCGAAGGCACTGTCGGTCGACGACGCGTCCGCGCTGATGGACGCACCGCTCGCCGGTACGACCGAAGGCATTCGCGATCACGCGATCCTCGAGCTGTTCTATTCGTCGGGGCTGCGCCTCGCCGAGCTGATCGGGCTCGACGTCATGTACACGCAGGCCGACGGCTACCGTTCGGCCGGCTGGCTCGATCTCGCCGAAGCCGAAGTCACCGTGCGCGGCAAGGGCAACAAGGAACGCAAGGTGCCGGTCGGCCGCAAGGCGATCGACGCGCTGAACGCATGGCTCGCGGTGCGCGGCGAATTCGTGAAGCACGATCCGCATCCGCTGTTCGTGTCCGTGCGCGGCAACCGGATGTCGCCGGGCGTCGTGCGCGAGCGCGTGAAGCGCGCGGCGCTCACCGCGGGCATCCCCGCCAACGTCCATCCGCACGTGCTGCGCCACTCGTTCGCGACGCACGTGCTGCAGTCCAGCGGCGACCTGCGCGCGGTGCAGGAACTGCTCGGCCACGCGAGCGTGTCCGCAACGCAGGTCTATACGTCGCTCGACTTCCAGCACCTCGCGAAGATTTACGACAGCGCGCATCCGCGCGCGAAGAAGCGCGACTGA
- a CDS encoding serine/threonine protein kinase translates to MTDATSAPASPAGPPFAGLTPECVLDALDSVLMPAGLRTDGRLLALNSYENRVYQVGIEDGPPVVAKFYRPARWSDDAILEEHAFVAELAAREIPAVPARAFDGRTLHAFDGFRFSVFERRGGRAPDLDRSDTLEWLGRFIGRIHAVGATEPYAARPVLDINTFGYEPRDYLLAHDFIPDDVRPAYETAVRLALEGVEAAFERAGDIRLLRTHGDCHPSNVLWTDAGPHFVDFDDSRMAPAVQDLWLLLPGDREGASRALADLLAGYEDFCEFEPRELHLVEALRTLRLIHYAAWLARRWDDPAFPAAFPWFNTHRYWEARVLELREQIGAMQEGPLWPV, encoded by the coding sequence ATGACTGACGCTACTTCCGCTCCCGCTTCTCCCGCCGGCCCGCCGTTCGCCGGCCTCACGCCCGAGTGCGTGCTCGACGCGCTCGACAGCGTGCTGATGCCGGCCGGCCTGCGCACCGACGGGCGCCTGCTCGCGCTCAACAGCTACGAAAACCGCGTCTACCAGGTCGGCATCGAAGACGGCCCGCCGGTCGTCGCGAAGTTCTATCGCCCGGCGCGCTGGTCGGACGACGCGATTCTCGAAGAGCATGCGTTCGTCGCCGAACTCGCTGCGCGCGAGATTCCGGCGGTGCCCGCGCGCGCATTCGACGGCCGCACGCTGCACGCGTTCGACGGTTTCCGCTTCTCGGTCTTCGAGCGGCGCGGCGGTCGCGCACCCGATCTCGACCGCAGCGACACGCTCGAATGGCTCGGCCGCTTCATCGGCCGGATTCACGCGGTAGGCGCGACCGAGCCGTATGCCGCGCGCCCCGTGCTCGACATCAATACGTTCGGCTATGAGCCGCGCGACTACCTGCTCGCGCACGATTTTATTCCGGATGACGTACGACCGGCCTATGAGACGGCCGTCAGGCTCGCACTCGAAGGCGTCGAGGCCGCGTTCGAGCGCGCGGGCGACATCCGCCTGCTGCGCACGCACGGCGACTGCCATCCGAGCAACGTGCTGTGGACCGATGCGGGCCCGCATTTCGTCGACTTCGACGACAGCCGGATGGCGCCGGCGGTCCAGGATCTGTGGCTGCTGCTGCCGGGCGATCGCGAAGGCGCGTCGCGCGCGCTGGCCGACCTGCTCGCCGGTTACGAGGATTTCTGCGAATTCGAGCCGCGCGAGCTGCATCTGGTCGAAGCGCTGCGCACGCTGCGGCTGATTCACTATGCGGCATGGCTCGCGCGGCGCTGGGACGATCCCGCGTTTCCGGCCGCCTTCCCGTGGTTCAACACGCATCGTTACTGGGAAGCGCGCGTGCTCGAGTTGCGCGAGCAGATCGGCGCGATGCAGGAAGGGCCGCTCTGGCCCGTGTGA
- a CDS encoding DUF3185 family protein: MSRVISVALLVGGVALLYFGGQSFHSINDNVSRFFTGSPATKTILLIVGGAVASFVGLIGLAMPGGKR, translated from the coding sequence ATGTCCCGAGTCATCTCGGTTGCACTGCTCGTCGGCGGCGTCGCGCTGCTGTACTTCGGCGGCCAGTCGTTCCATTCGATCAACGACAACGTGTCGCGCTTCTTTACCGGTTCACCCGCGACGAAGACGATCCTGCTGATCGTCGGCGGCGCCGTCGCATCGTTCGTCGGCCTGATCGGCCTCGCGATGCCGGGCGGCAAACGCTGA
- a CDS encoding phytanoyl-CoA dioxygenase family protein encodes MSSPLQSESIRAQVAELRERGFVVARGLVGEQQCATLRQIAERQLREAAEPIEFEADLRYPGAPESKHAPGGHTVRRLLDAYSRDPAFAERAIAPEIGAWMREYFGEEPVLSRAHHNCMMTKHPAYGSLTGWHRDFRYWSFARPDMVSVWLALGPETNENGALWLVPGSHTAEFGPEAFDDAKFFRGDLPENRKMIDAATCPSLQTGDVVFFHSNTLHSAGQNRSDQVKFSLVYTYHGASNRPVPGTRSASKQEVQF; translated from the coding sequence ATGTCGTCTCCATTGCAGTCGGAATCGATCCGCGCGCAAGTCGCGGAATTGCGCGAGCGCGGCTTCGTCGTCGCGCGTGGCCTCGTCGGCGAGCAGCAGTGCGCGACGCTCAGGCAGATCGCGGAGCGCCAGTTGCGTGAGGCCGCCGAGCCGATCGAATTCGAGGCCGACCTGCGCTACCCGGGCGCGCCCGAGTCGAAGCATGCGCCGGGCGGGCACACGGTGCGGCGGCTGCTCGATGCGTACTCGCGCGATCCGGCGTTCGCCGAGCGCGCGATCGCGCCCGAAATCGGCGCTTGGATGCGCGAGTATTTCGGCGAAGAACCCGTGCTGTCGCGCGCGCATCACAACTGCATGATGACGAAGCATCCCGCGTACGGCAGCCTGACGGGCTGGCACCGCGATTTCCGCTACTGGTCGTTCGCGCGCCCGGACATGGTGTCGGTGTGGCTCGCGCTGGGGCCGGAAACGAACGAGAACGGCGCACTGTGGCTCGTGCCGGGTTCGCATACGGCCGAATTCGGGCCGGAAGCGTTCGACGATGCGAAATTCTTCCGCGGCGACCTGCCGGAGAACCGCAAGATGATCGACGCGGCCACGTGCCCGTCGCTGCAGACGGGCGACGTCGTGTTCTTCCACAGCAACACGCTGCATTCGGCCGGGCAGAACCGCTCCGACCAGGTGAAGTTCTCACTCGTGTACACGTATCACGGCGCGAGCAACCGGCCGGTGCCCGGCACGCGCTCGGCGTCGAAGCAGGAAGTGCAGTTCTAG
- the mgrA gene encoding L-glyceraldehyde 3-phosphate reductase translates to MAYEAASERYAGMQYRTCGKSGLKLPALSLGLWHNFGDSTPISTQREILRTAFDLGINHFDLANNYGPPYGSAETNFGRLLKEDFRPYRDELLISTKAGWDMWPGPYGSGGGSRKYVLASLDQSLQRMGLDYVDIFYSHRFDAHTPLEETAGALAAAVQQGKALYIGISSYSAAKTREMAELLAQYRVPLLIHQPSYNMLNRWIESDLLGTLDDVGAGSIAFTPLAQGLLTSKYLNGVPADARVNKPGGGSLKQDHLSADNLEHVRKLNAIAERRGQSLAQMALAWVLRNGRVTSALIGASRAEQVRENVGALKNLEFSAEELAEIDRYATEGGINLWEKPSTDQAI, encoded by the coding sequence ATGGCCTACGAAGCAGCTTCCGAACGTTATGCCGGCATGCAATACCGCACCTGCGGCAAATCCGGGCTCAAACTGCCCGCCCTGTCGCTTGGCCTGTGGCACAACTTCGGCGACTCGACGCCGATTTCGACGCAGCGCGAGATCCTGCGCACCGCGTTCGACCTCGGCATCAACCACTTCGATCTCGCGAACAACTACGGGCCGCCGTACGGCAGCGCCGAGACCAACTTCGGCCGGCTGCTGAAGGAGGATTTCCGGCCGTATCGCGACGAGCTGCTGATCTCGACGAAGGCCGGCTGGGACATGTGGCCGGGGCCGTACGGCAGCGGCGGCGGGTCGCGCAAGTACGTGCTCGCGAGCCTCGACCAGAGCCTGCAGCGGATGGGGCTCGACTACGTCGACATCTTCTATTCGCACCGCTTCGATGCGCACACGCCGCTGGAGGAAACGGCGGGCGCGCTGGCAGCAGCCGTGCAGCAGGGCAAGGCGCTCTATATCGGCATTTCGTCGTATTCGGCCGCGAAGACGCGCGAGATGGCCGAGCTGCTCGCGCAGTATCGCGTGCCGCTGCTGATCCACCAGCCGTCGTACAACATGCTGAACCGCTGGATCGAGAGCGATCTGCTCGGCACGCTCGACGACGTCGGCGCGGGCAGCATCGCGTTCACGCCGCTCGCGCAGGGGCTGCTGACGTCGAAGTACCTGAACGGCGTGCCGGCCGATGCGCGCGTGAACAAGCCGGGCGGCGGCTCGCTGAAGCAGGATCACCTGAGCGCGGACAACCTCGAGCACGTGCGCAAGCTCAACGCGATCGCCGAACGGCGCGGGCAGAGCCTCGCGCAGATGGCGTTGGCGTGGGTGCTGCGCAATGGCCGCGTGACGTCCGCGCTGATCGGCGCGAGCCGTGCGGAGCAGGTACGCGAAAACGTCGGCGCGTTGAAGAACCTCGAATTCTCGGCGGAGGAACTCGCGGAGATCGATCGTTACGCGACCGAAGGCGGCATCAATCTGTGGGAAAAACCCTCCACCGATCAGGCGATCTGA
- a CDS encoding class I SAM-dependent rRNA methyltransferase, translating into MQTVTLKPSKEKSLLRRHPWVYANAIDRVDGKPAPGATVLVRAHDGRFLARGAYSPESQIRVRVWSFDENEPIDHAFFKRRVQRAVAHRTTMVSGTGAVRLVFGEADGLPGLIVDYYLADTAEAGAAPRGQLVCQFMAAGVEAWKDAIVAALTGATGCPNVYERSDVSIRDKEGLEQTTGVLAGDAPPATLISNENGVRYHVDVPNGHKTGFYVDQRDNRALVAQYAADRDVLNCFCYTGGFSLAALKGGAKRVVSIDSSGDALALAQQNVVANGFDAERATWLDADAFKTLRRLVDEGERFDLIVLDPPKFAPTRDSVDRAARAYKDINLSGFKLLRPGGLLFTYSCSGAIDMDLFQKIVAGAAADAKVDARILKRLGAGVDHPLLAAFPEGEYLKGLLLQIV; encoded by the coding sequence ATGCAAACCGTCACCCTCAAGCCGTCCAAGGAAAAATCGCTGCTGCGCCGCCATCCGTGGGTCTACGCGAATGCGATCGACCGCGTCGACGGCAAGCCCGCGCCCGGCGCGACCGTGCTCGTGCGTGCGCACGATGGCCGCTTCCTCGCGCGCGGTGCGTACAGCCCGGAATCGCAGATCCGCGTGCGCGTGTGGAGCTTCGACGAGAACGAGCCGATCGACCACGCGTTCTTCAAGCGCCGCGTGCAGCGCGCGGTCGCGCACCGCACGACGATGGTGTCGGGCACGGGCGCGGTACGGCTCGTGTTCGGCGAAGCCGACGGGCTGCCGGGCCTGATCGTCGACTACTACCTCGCGGACACCGCCGAAGCCGGCGCCGCGCCGCGCGGCCAGCTCGTCTGCCAGTTCATGGCCGCGGGCGTCGAAGCGTGGAAGGACGCGATCGTCGCGGCGCTCACCGGCGCGACCGGCTGCCCGAACGTGTACGAGCGCTCGGACGTGTCGATCCGCGACAAGGAAGGGCTCGAACAGACGACCGGCGTGCTGGCCGGCGATGCACCGCCCGCGACGCTGATCTCGAACGAAAACGGCGTGCGCTATCACGTCGACGTGCCGAACGGCCACAAGACGGGCTTCTACGTCGACCAGCGCGACAACCGCGCGCTGGTTGCGCAGTACGCGGCCGACCGCGACGTGCTGAACTGCTTCTGCTACACCGGCGGCTTCTCGCTCGCGGCGCTCAAGGGCGGCGCGAAACGCGTCGTGTCGATCGACTCGTCGGGCGATGCGCTCGCGCTCGCGCAGCAGAACGTCGTGGCCAACGGCTTCGACGCCGAACGCGCGACCTGGCTCGACGCCGACGCGTTCAAGACGCTGCGCCGCCTCGTGGACGAAGGCGAGCGTTTCGACCTGATCGTGCTCGATCCGCCGAAGTTCGCGCCGACCCGCGACAGCGTCGATCGCGCGGCGCGGGCGTACAAGGACATCAACCTGAGCGGTTTCAAGCTGCTGCGTCCGGGCGGCCTGCTGTTCACGTACTCGTGCTCGGGGGCGATCGACATGGACCTGTTCCAGAAGATCGTCGCGGGCGCGGCCGCCGACGCGAAGGTCGACGCGCGCATCCTGAAGCGGCTCGGCGCGGGCGTCGACCACCCGCTGCTCGCCGCGTTCCCGGAAGGCGAATATCTGAAGGGCCTGCTGTTGCAAATCGTCTGA
- a CDS encoding DUF484 family protein: protein MNDREVADYLLANPEFFAQHAELLATIRLANPHGKAAISLQERQMEMLRDKNKHLERRLAELVRYGHENDSLSAKFSRWTARVIAERDPYALPRTIADGIADVFDVPQTALRVWDVADTYAQADFARQVGEEVRLFTNGLSTPYCGANTGFEAAQWLAPAVAAPAANAAEGAEAAPAGDGSATSVALLALRTPLAGTDVPAFGLLVLGSPDPRRFHDGMATDFLAQIATLASAALTRLLPH from the coding sequence ATGAACGATCGCGAAGTCGCCGACTACCTGCTCGCCAATCCCGAATTCTTCGCGCAGCACGCCGAACTGCTCGCGACGATCCGTCTCGCGAACCCGCACGGCAAGGCCGCGATCTCGCTGCAGGAGCGGCAGATGGAGATGCTGCGCGACAAGAACAAGCATCTCGAGCGCCGGCTCGCCGAACTCGTGCGCTACGGCCACGAGAACGACAGCCTGTCCGCGAAGTTCAGCCGCTGGACCGCGCGCGTGATCGCGGAGCGCGATCCGTACGCGCTGCCGCGCACGATCGCCGACGGCATCGCCGACGTGTTCGACGTGCCGCAAACGGCGCTGCGCGTGTGGGACGTCGCCGACACCTACGCGCAAGCCGACTTCGCCCGCCAGGTCGGCGAGGAAGTGCGCCTCTTCACGAACGGGCTGTCGACGCCGTACTGCGGCGCGAACACGGGCTTCGAAGCCGCGCAATGGCTCGCGCCCGCGGTCGCCGCACCGGCCGCGAATGCGGCGGAAGGCGCCGAAGCCGCACCGGCCGGCGACGGCTCGGCCACGTCGGTCGCGCTGCTCGCGCTGCGCACGCCGCTCGCCGGCACCGATGTGCCCGCGTTCGGCCTGCTCGTGCTCGGCTCGCCCGATCCGCGCCGCTTCCACGACGGGATGGCCACCGACTTCCTCGCGCAGATCGCGACGCTCGCGAGCGCCGCGCTCACGCGCCTGCTGCCGCACTGA
- a CDS encoding DMT family transporter, giving the protein MVSFKRALAAHGATSLFVLLWSSGAIFSELGLRHASAFVFLTGRFALASLVLLALAFMRKRWLPPRGERRMAALTGLLMMGGYSIFYLLALERGIAPGVLATILGVQPILTLAIVERRWQPVRVAGLALSLAGLALVVCRGAGGGAGGLSAAGIACALTALVALTAGSLLQKRVRAAPADVLPLQNAIGLALCVAILPFRPVSFEMNWAFVVPLLWLGIVISVIAQLLFYRLMQRGDLVNVTSLFYLVPVVTTLMDAVWLGNRPEPLALAGMGAIIAGLALVFRASATRAQPERA; this is encoded by the coding sequence ATGGTTTCGTTCAAACGCGCGCTTGCCGCGCATGGCGCGACGTCGCTCTTCGTGCTGCTGTGGAGCAGCGGCGCGATCTTCTCTGAACTCGGTCTGCGTCACGCGTCCGCGTTCGTCTTTCTCACCGGACGCTTCGCACTCGCCTCGCTCGTGCTGCTCGCGCTGGCCTTCATGCGCAAACGCTGGCTGCCGCCGCGCGGCGAGCGGCGCATGGCCGCGCTGACCGGCTTGCTGATGATGGGCGGCTATTCGATCTTCTACCTGCTCGCACTCGAGCGCGGGATCGCGCCCGGTGTGCTCGCAACGATCCTCGGCGTCCAGCCGATCCTCACGCTCGCGATCGTCGAGCGACGCTGGCAGCCCGTGCGCGTCGCGGGTCTCGCGCTGTCGCTCGCCGGGCTCGCGCTCGTCGTGTGCCGTGGCGCGGGCGGTGGCGCGGGCGGCCTGTCGGCTGCAGGCATCGCGTGCGCGCTCACCGCACTCGTCGCGCTGACCGCCGGCTCGTTGCTGCAAAAGCGCGTACGCGCGGCGCCCGCCGACGTGCTGCCGCTGCAGAATGCGATCGGCCTCGCGCTGTGTGTCGCGATCCTGCCGTTCCGGCCGGTGTCGTTCGAGATGAACTGGGCATTCGTCGTACCGCTGCTGTGGCTCGGCATCGTGATTTCGGTGATCGCGCAACTGCTGTTCTACCGGTTGATGCAGCGCGGCGATCTCGTCAACGTGACGAGCCTGTTCTATCTCGTGCCCGTCGTCACCACGCTGATGGATGCCGTGTGGCTCGGCAACCGGCCCGAGCCGCTCGCGCTCGCCGGCATGGGCGCGATCATCGCGGGGCTCGCGCTCGTGTTCCGCGCGTCGGCCACCCGCGCGCAACCCGAGCGCGCGTAA
- the metK gene encoding methionine adenosyltransferase, which yields MANDYLFTSESVSEGHPDKVADQISDAILDAILEQDKYSRVAAETLCNTGLVVLAGEITTTANIDYIQIARDTIKRIGYDNTEYGIDYKGCAVLVAYDKQSPDIAQGVDRAHDDNLDQGAGDQGLMFGYACDETPELMPLPIYLSHRLVERQASLRRDGRLQWLRPDAKSQVTVRYVDGKPDSIDTVVLSTQHAPDIELPALREAVIEEIIKPTLPADLIKGDIKFLVNPTGRFVIGGPQGDCGLTGRKIIVDTYGGAAPHGGGAFSGKDPSKVDRSAAYAGRYVAKNIVAAGLASRALIQVSYAIGVAEPTSVMVNTFGTGRVSDAVITKLVREHFDLRPKGIIKMLDLLRPIYEKTAAYGHFGREEPEFSWEATDKALALAEAAGVEPTARVA from the coding sequence GTGGCAAACGATTATCTCTTCACGTCCGAATCCGTCTCCGAAGGCCATCCGGACAAAGTCGCGGACCAAATCTCGGACGCGATTCTCGACGCCATCCTCGAGCAGGACAAATATTCCCGCGTTGCGGCTGAAACGCTGTGCAACACGGGTCTCGTCGTTCTGGCCGGTGAAATCACCACGACGGCCAACATCGATTACATCCAGATCGCGCGCGACACCATCAAGCGCATCGGCTACGACAACACCGAATACGGCATCGACTACAAGGGTTGCGCGGTGCTCGTCGCGTACGACAAGCAGTCGCCGGACATCGCGCAGGGCGTCGATCGTGCACACGACGACAACCTCGACCAAGGCGCGGGCGACCAGGGCCTGATGTTCGGCTATGCGTGCGACGAAACGCCGGAACTGATGCCGCTGCCGATCTACCTGTCGCACCGCCTCGTCGAGCGCCAGGCCAGCCTGCGCCGCGACGGCCGCCTGCAATGGCTGCGCCCGGACGCGAAGTCGCAGGTGACGGTTCGCTACGTCGACGGCAAGCCCGATTCGATCGACACCGTCGTGCTGTCCACGCAGCACGCACCGGACATCGAACTGCCGGCACTGCGCGAAGCCGTGATCGAGGAAATCATCAAGCCGACGCTGCCGGCCGACCTGATCAAGGGCGACATCAAGTTCCTCGTGAACCCGACCGGCCGGTTCGTGATCGGCGGCCCGCAGGGCGATTGCGGCCTGACCGGCCGCAAGATCATCGTCGACACGTACGGCGGTGCCGCACCGCACGGCGGCGGCGCGTTCTCGGGCAAGGATCCGTCAAAGGTCGACCGTTCGGCTGCGTATGCAGGCCGCTACGTCGCGAAGAACATCGTCGCCGCGGGCCTCGCGTCGCGCGCGCTGATCCAGGTGTCGTACGCAATCGGCGTCGCCGAGCCGACCTCGGTGATGGTCAACACGTTCGGCACGGGCCGCGTGTCGGATGCGGTGATCACGAAGCTCGTCCGCGAGCATTTCGACCTGCGTCCGAAGGGCATCATCAAGATGCTCGACCTGCTGCGTCCGATCTACGAAAAGACCGCTGCCTACGGCCACTTCGGCCGCGAAGAGCCGGAATTCTCGTGGGAAGCGACCGACAAGGCGCTCGCACTGGCCGAAGCGGCTGGCGTCGAGCCGACGGCACGCGTCGCGTAA